The DNA window GTTACATCTCGCCCACTTGTTTTATCGCCATCTCGGGACTAGATTTGACATATCGTTCGTATACGAACTTTGTGAAGTGTTGCATGAGACTGGTGATCGCGATGACGGGGGCGACCGGGGCGCCGCTAGGCACGGCGCTGCTTCAGGCGCTGAAGGCCATCGAGGGGATAGAGACGCATTTGATCTTGAGTAAGTGGGCCAAAACGACCATTGAACTCGAAACAAACTTCACCGTGCATGAAGTGATGGCGATGGCTGATGTGACACACAGTTCTGCCGATCAGGCCGCCACGATATCTTCAGGTTCTTTTCATACGGACGGCATGATCATTATTCCCTGCAGCATGAAAACGTTGGCGGGTATTCGAGCTGGTTATGCCGAGGGTCTTATTGGCCGAGCGGCGGATGTGATTATCAAAGAAGGGCGGAAATTGGTGCTGGTTCCCAGAGAAACGCCACTGAGCACCATTCACTTGGAAAATATGCTCGCGCTCTCGAAATTAGGAGTGTCATTGGTGCCGCCAATGCCCGCTTATTATAACCATCCTACTCATATCGATGACGTCACCGATCATATTGTCGCACGGGTTCTGGATCAATTTGGCATTGATTACGGCCGGGCAACGCGCTGGGCCGGATTAAAAAAGAATGGCCAAAAAACCACTGACACCGAGGAGGATTAAATATGGCTTATGACGATCTGCGAAGTTATTTAGCGGCGCTGGATAAGGCCGGACAATTACTCGATATCACCGAGGAAGTTCAGGCGGAACCGGATATTGCCGCGGCGGCCAACGCCACCGGCAGAATCGGTGAAGGCGCCCCCGCCATTGCATTCAGGAACATTAAAGGCTTTGAACATGCGCATGTGGTCATGAATACCCTTGGGTCATGGCAGAATCACGCCATAGCCCTGGAGCTTCCGCCGACCACGCCGGTGAAACAGCAAATCGATGAGTATATTCGCCGCTGGGATCATTTCCCTGTCTCTGCGGAACGCCGCGATAATCCGCCCTGGGCCGAGAATGAGGTCAACGGCGAGGAGATTAATCTGTTTGATATCCTGCCGCTGTTTCGCCTAAACGACGGCGACGGTGGATTCTACCTGGATAAAGCCTGTGTCGTTTCCCGTGATCCTGAAGATCCGACCCACTTCGGCAAGCAAAACGTCGGCATCTATCGTATGGAGGTGAAGGGCAAGCGCAAGCTGGGTCTGCAACCGGTACCGATGCACGACATCGCGCTGCATCTGCATAAAGCGGAAGAGCGCGGTGAAGATTTGCCTATTGCCATTACGTTGGGTAATGACCCGATCATTACGCTGATGGGGGCGACGCCGCTGAAATACGATCAGTCGGAGTATGAGATGGCCGGCGCCCTGCGCGAAAGCCCGTATCCGATAGCAACGGCTCCTTTGACCGGCTTTGATGTGCCGTGGGGTTCCGAAGTGATCATCGAAGGGGTGATTGAGGGCCGCAAGCGCGAGATTGAAGGCCCGTTCGGCGAGTTTACGGGCCATTATTCCGGCGGCCGCAACATGACGGTGGTGCGTATCGATAAGGTTTCTTATCGAACACGCCCAATTTTTGAATCCCTTTATCTGGGCATGCCCTGGACAGAAATCGACTATCTGATGGGGCCGGCTACCTGCGTGCCGCTGTATCAGCAGTTGAAAGCCGAGTTTCCGGAAGTGCAGGCGGTCAATGCGATGTATACCCACGGGTTGCTCGTCATCATCTCCACCAAAAAGCGTTACGGCGGTTTCGCGCGCGCGGTGGGAATGCGGGCCATGACCACGCCGCATGGGCTGGGCTATGTGAAAATGGTGATCATGGTCGATGAGGATGTCGATCCCTTCAACCTGCCGCAGGTTATGTGGGCGCTGTCCGCCAAGGTCAACCCGGCCGGCGATCTGGTGCAGTTGCCGAACATGTCGGTGCTCGAGCTGGATCCCGGCTCCAGCCCGGCGGGGATCACGGACAAATTAATCATCGATGCGACAACGCCGGTGGCTCCGGATACGCGTGGCCACTACAGCCAGCCGGTCAAGGATTTACCCGAAACCGCCCTGTGGGTGGATAAATTAACCGCCATGTTGGCTAACCGTCCTTAAGGAGCTCCTATGATTTGTCCTCGTTGTGCCGATAAACAGATAGATGCCATGGCGCATTCTCCGGTCAAGGGCGTGTGGACGGTATACCAGTGTCAACACTGCCTTTATACCTGGCGGAGTACCGAACCCGCTCGCAGAACGGAACGGGAGCATTATCCGCCCGAGTTTCGTATGATTCAGCAGGATATCGATAATGCGCCGGAAGTGCCGACCATTCCTCCTCTTTTGACAAAATGAAACCGCAGGCGGGGAAAGGCCCGCCTGTACATGGATATGGCAATGATGAAAAATGA is part of the Serratia surfactantfaciens genome and encodes:
- a CDS encoding non-oxidative hydroxyarylic acid decarboxylases subunit B translates to MRLVIAMTGATGAPLGTALLQALKAIEGIETHLILSKWAKTTIELETNFTVHEVMAMADVTHSSADQAATISSGSFHTDGMIIIPCSMKTLAGIRAGYAEGLIGRAADVIIKEGRKLVLVPRETPLSTIHLENMLALSKLGVSLVPPMPAYYNHPTHIDDVTDHIVARVLDQFGIDYGRATRWAGLKKNGQKTTDTEED
- a CDS encoding non-oxidative hydroxyarylic acid decarboxylases subunit C, whose amino-acid sequence is MAYDDLRSYLAALDKAGQLLDITEEVQAEPDIAAAANATGRIGEGAPAIAFRNIKGFEHAHVVMNTLGSWQNHAIALELPPTTPVKQQIDEYIRRWDHFPVSAERRDNPPWAENEVNGEEINLFDILPLFRLNDGDGGFYLDKACVVSRDPEDPTHFGKQNVGIYRMEVKGKRKLGLQPVPMHDIALHLHKAEERGEDLPIAITLGNDPIITLMGATPLKYDQSEYEMAGALRESPYPIATAPLTGFDVPWGSEVIIEGVIEGRKREIEGPFGEFTGHYSGGRNMTVVRIDKVSYRTRPIFESLYLGMPWTEIDYLMGPATCVPLYQQLKAEFPEVQAVNAMYTHGLLVIISTKKRYGGFARAVGMRAMTTPHGLGYVKMVIMVDEDVDPFNLPQVMWALSAKVNPAGDLVQLPNMSVLELDPGSSPAGITDKLIIDATTPVAPDTRGHYSQPVKDLPETALWVDKLTAMLANRP
- a CDS encoding non-oxidative hydroxyarylic acid decarboxylases subunit D — encoded protein: MICPRCADKQIDAMAHSPVKGVWTVYQCQHCLYTWRSTEPARRTEREHYPPEFRMIQQDIDNAPEVPTIPPLLTK